The Pseudoxanthomonas sp. SL93 genome segment TCCTCCGCGGCCGGTGATGGCGGCATCGCCTACATCGCGCGCGACGACCTGGCACGCGCCGCGGCCATCGCGCTGGCCGCGGGCGACACGCGCAAGCGGACGCTCACCCTGACCGGGACGCAGGCATGGACCGCGCGCCAGCTGGCCGCGCGGATCAGCAGCGCCACCGGCAAACCGCTGGAGGTAGTGGACGTGAGCCTGGAGCAGTTGACCGAGGGCCTGCAGGCGCACGGTTTTCCACCCGCGCTGGCGGCCGTGTTCGCTTCATTCGATGCCGCCACGGCCGCGGGCGACCTGGGCGGCATCACGGATGACTATGCGCAGCTGACGGGGCGTGCGCCGGAATCCTTCGATGCCTGGCTGCTGCGCAACGGCGCGGGACTTTCCCGGGCCTGAGGCCGAAACAAGAACCCCGGCCGGAGCCGGGGTTCTCTTGTTGCCATTGGAGCGAGGACTCAGGCCTGCTTGGCCTTCTGGCTGGCGATCCACTGGTCCACGCGGCGTTCGAGCAGCGTCAGCGGCAGGGCGCCACCACCCAGCACGGCATCATGGAATCCCTTGATGTCGAACTTGTCACCCAGTTCCGTTTCCGCCTTCCTGCGCAGGTCCTGGATGCGGATCATGCCGACTTTGTAGGCCGTGGCCTGGCCCGGCATGATCAGGTAACGCTGCACTTCCGACTTGATCGCCGCCAGCGGCACTGCGCTGTTGGCATCGAAGTACTCCACCGCCTGCTGCTCGGTCCAACCCTTCGCATGCAGGCCGGTGTCCACCACCAGGCGGATCGCGCGCCACATTTCAGAACTCAGCCGACCGAACTCGGAATAAGGATCCTGGTAGGTGTTCGGCATTTCCTTGGCCAGCCACTCCGAGTACAGGCCCCAGCCTTCGGAGTACGCGGTGAAACCGGCCTGCGTGCGGAACTTCGGCACGCCGGTGAGTTCCTGCGCGATGGAGATCTGCATGTGGTGGCCCGGCAGGCCCTCGTGGTACGCGATGACTTCCAGCTCGGGCTTCGGCATGGCATTCATGTCCGACAGGTGCGCGTAGTACACGCCCGGACGCGAGCCATCCGGCGTGCCCGGGAAGTAGTGCTGGGCGGCGCCGTCCTGTTCGCGGAAGGCTTCCACGCGCTTCACTTCCAGGTCCGCCTTGGGCAGCAGGCCGAAGTAGTTCGGCAGTTCCTTCTTGATGTTGGCGATGGCCTTGGTCGCTTCGTCGATGTAGGCCTGGCGGCCGGCATCGGTGTTGGGGAACGCGAACTGCGGATCGCTGTCGATGAAGGCGAAGAAGGCATCCAGGTCACCCTTGAAGCCCACCTTGTCCTTCAGCGCCGTCATTTCACCCTTGATGCGCTCCACTTCCTTCAGGCCCAGCGCGTGGATCTCGTCGGCCGTCATGTTGGTGGTGGTCATCTGGCGCAACTGGTACTCGTAGTACGCCTTGCCGTTCGGGTGCGTGCTGCCGACGCCGGTGGCGTTCTCGCCCGCGTTCGGCAGGTCCTCCTCGCACCACGCGATGACGCGCTCATAGGCGGGCTTGAACTGCTCCAGCAGCGCCTTGCGCGCCTCTTCCTTCAACGCGGCGCCACGTTCGGCGCTGACCTTGCCGTTCTTCACCAGCGCGTCGGCCTTGGCCTGCGCGTCGGCCCAGATCGCCGAATCCTTGCCCGAGGAGAACGGGGCGCCGGCGATGACCTTCTTCGACTGGTCGATGACGCCTTCATAGGCGAACCTGGGCGGACGGATGCCCTGCCCGGCCGACTTGCGCGCACGCTCAAGCAGCTGGTCGAACGCACGTGCGCTGGCGTTGAGGCGCGACACGTAAGCGGTGTAGTCCGATTCCTCTTCCACCTTGTGGAAGCTGATCATCACGGTGGGGAAGAAACTCTGCGCACCGTTCATCTGGTCGAACGCATACCCGTCCACCAGGAAGGGCAAGCCATCACGGGCGTTCTCGTACTGCAGCTTCCACAGGTCGTAGGACAACTTGCCCTCGTCGCTCAGCTTGGCGTAGTCGAAGGTCTTCTCCATCTCCTCGACGCTCGCCTTCTGCCAGGCCACCTGGTCAAGCTGGGCCTTCTCGGACAGGTCGTCGATCTGGTCGTACAGGTCCTTGCGGCCCTGGAACGTCAGCTGCAGCGGGCTGAACTTCAGTTGTTCCTCGTACTTCTTCTCGAACCACTGGTTGAGGCGCTCGGTCTCGGCCGCGATGTCGGCCTGCGAAACGGTGGCGGCAGGCGTGGCGGCGGTGCCGGTTTCGGGCGAAGCAGCGCGGTCGCAGGCGGTCAGGGCCAGCGCCAGGGCACAGACGATCAGGGTTTTACGCATCGGGTTCTCCAGGAGGGACACGGGAGACAGACCCCCGCACCGGAGCACTCTAGCGGACCGTAAGGCGGCCCGTCCCATTACTAAAGATGGGGGGGCGCCATGGCAGCCATTGGGCGTGCAAGGCGAAGAACGCGCCGCCGCGCGCCTGGATGGCGAACAAGATTGCCTTGCGGCGCGACGGCATCCGGATCCGCAGCCCCAAAAAAGAAAACGGGCGCCGCCAGGACAGCGGCGCCCGTTGCAGGAACCCCAGGCTCAGCGCAGCCCGGTTTCGTTGCGGGCGATGACCAGGCGCTGGATCTCGCTGGTGCCTTCGTAGATCTCGGTGATCTTGGCATCGCGGAAGTACCGCTCCAGCGGCATTTCCTTGGAATAGCCCATGCCGCCGTGGATCTGCACGGCCTGGTGGGTGATCCACATGGCCGCTTCGGAGGCGGTCAGCTTGGCGATGGCCGCTTCGTTGCTGAAGCGCTGGTCCTGCCCCTTCACCCAGGCCGCGCGCAGCGTCAGCAGGGTGGCAGCGTCAAGCTTGCACTTCATGTCGGCGATCTTGGCCTGGGTCATCTGGAAGGTGCCGATGGGCGCACCGAAGGCCTTGCGCTCCTTGACGTAGGCGAGCGTGGCCTCATACGCCGCGCGCGCGATGCCGATGGCCTGGCTGGCGATGCCGATGCGGCCGGCGTCCAGCACGCCCATGGCGATCTTGAAGCCTTCGCCCTCCTTGCCCAGCACGTCGTCGGCGGCGACCACGTAGTCGGTGAACTCGATCTCGCAGGTGGCCGAGGCTCGGATGCCCAGCTTGGGCTCGGTCTTGCCGCGGTGGAAACCCGGCAGCGTGGTGTCGATCAGGAACGCGGTGATGCCACGCGCGCCCTTGTCGGGCTCGCTCATGGCGAACAGCACGATGTACTTGGCGACCGGCCCGGAGGTGATCCAGCTCTTCTTGCCATTGATGACGAAGCTGCCATCGGCCTGCTTGACCGCCCGGCACCGCATCGAGGTGGCATCGGAGCCGGACTGCGGCTCCGTGAGCGCGAAGGCGCCGATCTCGGCCCCCTCGGCGATCGCGCGCACGTACTTCTGCTTCTGCGCCTCGGTGCCGAACTTCAGGATGCCGTTGCAGAACAGCGAGTTGTTCACCGACATGATGGTGGAATGCGCGGCGTCGCCGGCGGCGATCTCGATCATCGCCAGCACGTAGGCGATCGGGTCCATGCCCGCGCCACCGTATTCGGCCGGCACTTCGATGCCCATCAGCCCGTTCTCGCCCAGCAGGCGGATGTTGTCCAGCGGGAACTCGCCCACCTTGTCGAAGTGCTCGGCGCTGGGCGCGATCTTTTCCTGCGCAATCCGGCGCGCCACGTCCTGGATCATCAACTGCTCTTCGGTGAATGCGAAATCCACGGCTGTTGCCCTTCACTGTTTGTTGAATACCAATTGTAACCCGCGACCATCCGCGGGCGTATGCCGGGGTTGACCCGCCCCCTCGCTGGCCGGACAATATCTCTATATCGCGATAGGAAGATATTTATGGATCTGGAAGCCTGGTCGACCCGCCTGAAAGTCTTCGCCGACGCCACCCGGGTACGCCTGCTGGCGCTGCTGGAGCGCGAGGAACTGACCGTGGCCGAGCTCTCCGCGATCACCCAGCTGGCGCAGCCGCGCGTATCCACCCACTTGGCCCGCCTGAAGGAAGCCAACTTGGTACGCGACCGCCGCGCCGGCGTTTCGGCCTATTACCGGTTCGACGAGGAACATCTGGATCCCGTGCAGCGCGAGCTCTGGCGCAGCCTGCGCCAGGGCAGCGACGACCCGCTGCTGCGGCAGGACGCCGAGCGCGTCGCCTCCGTGCTGGCCAACCGCGCCGCCGACCAGAACTGGGCGGACTCGGTCGCCGGCGACATGGAGCGCCACTATTCGCCCGGCCGCACCTGGGAAGCCCTCGCCCGTACCGCGTTGCCCCTGCTGGAGACCGGCGACGTGCTGGACATCGCCTCCGGCGACGGCGTGCTGGCCGAACTGCTGTCCCCGCATGCCAGCCGCTACGTCTGCGTGGACACCAGTGCACGCGTCGTGGCCGCAGCGGGCGAGCGCCTGCGCCGTTTCCCCAACGTCGAAGTGCGCGAGGGCGACATGCATGCCCTGCCCTTCAAGGACAACAGCTTCGACCTGGTCGTGCTGATGCACGCCCTGACCTATTCGACCAAACCCGCCCAGGCGGTCAGCGAAGCGGCGCGGGTGTTGCGCAAGGGCGGCCGCCTGCTGCTGAGCAGCCTGGCCAAGCACGAGCACCGTTCCGTCGTGGAAGCGTATGGCCACGTCAACCTCGGTTTCAGCGAGAAGGAACTGCGCAAGTTCGCCGAGAAGGCGGGGCTGGAAATCGCCAACAGCGAGACCGTCACGCGCGAACGCCGTCCCCCGCATTTCGAAGTCCTCTCGCTGACCGCCCAGAAGCCATGAAGACCCTCCCCTGGCTGAAGCCGGCACGCGCCGCCGCGCTTCACGACGCGCTTGAACGCCGCATCCTGATCATCGATGGCGCGATGGGCACCATGATCCAGCGCCACCGGCTGGAAGAAGCCGATTACCGCGGCGCACGCTTTGCGGACGGTTACGACAGCCAGCATGCGCATGGGGAAGGCTGCGGCCATGACCTGAAAGGCAACAACGACCTGCTGCTGCTGAGCAAGCCGGAAGTCATCGCTGGCGTGCATATCGCCTACCTGGAAGCCGGCGCCGACCTGGTCGAAACCAATACGTTCAACGCGACGTCGATCAGCCAGGCCGACTACCATCTTGAACACCTGGTCTATGAACTCAACAAGGCCGGAGCCGCGGTCGCACGCGCCTGCTGCGATGCCGTCGAAGCGGACGATCGTGCCAAGGGCAGGCCGGACAAGCCGCGCTTCGTGATCGGCGTGCTGGGCCCGACCAGCCGGACCGCCTCCATCAGCCCGGATGTCAACGACCCCGGCTACCGCAACACCAGCTTCGACGAGCTGCGTGCGACCTACCGCGAGGCCATCGATGGGCTGATCGACGGCGGCGCGGACACGCTGATGGTGGAAACCATCTTCGACACGCTCAATGCCAAGGCCGCGCTGTATGCCATCGAGGAAGTGTTCGATGCACGTGGGGGCCGGCTGCCGGTCATGATCTCCGGCACCATCACCGACGCCTCCGGACGCACGCTGTCGGGGCAGACCGCCGAAGCCTTCTACACCTCCGTTGCGCACGGCCGCCCCTTGTCGGTGGGCCTGAACTGCGCGCTGGGCGCCAAGGACCTGCGTGAGCATGTGGAAACACTCTCCACCGTGGCGGACAGCTACGTCAGCGCACATCCCAATGCCGGCCTGCCCAATGCGTTTGGCGAATACGACGAAACACCCGAGGAGATGGCGGCCACGCTGAAAGAGTTCGCGCAGTCCGGCCTCCTGAACCTGGTCGGCGGTTGCTGCGGCACCACGCCTGCCCACATCCAGGCGATCGCCGAGGCCGTCGCAGGTCTGCCGCCGCGCCGCCTGCCACGGTCGCTGGAGCAGGCCGCATGAGCCGTGCAAGCCACCACACCCGCCTGTCGGGGCTGGAGCCGCTGGTCATCACGCCGGACCTGCTGTTCATCAACGTGGGCGAGCGCACCAACGTCACCGGCAGCGCCCAGTTCCGCAAGCTGATCAAGGAAGAGCGCTACGAAGAGGCCGTCGAAGTCGCCCGCCAGCAGGTGGCCAACGGCGCGCAGATCCTCGACGTCAACATGGATGAGGGCCTGATCGATTCCGAGAAGGCGATGACGCGCTTCCTCAACCTGATCATGTCCGAGCCGGACATCGCCCGCATCCCGGTGATGGTGGATTCGTCCAAGTGGAGCGTGATCGAGGCTGGCCTGAAATGCCTGCAAGGCAAGAGCGTGGTCAACTCGATCTCGCTGAAGGAAGGCGAGGAAGCCTTCATCGACCAGGCCCGCAAGGTGCTGCGTTACGGCGCCGCCGCGGTGGTGATGGCGTTCGACGAAGCGGGACAGGCCGACACCTGCGCGCGCAAGGTCGAGATCTGCACGCGCGCCTACCGCATCCTGACCGAGGAAGTCGGCTTCCCGCCGGAAGACATCATCTTCGACCCCAACATCTTCGCGGTCGCGACCGGCATTGAAGAGCACGACAACTACGCCGTCGACTTCATCGAGGCCACCCGCATCATCCGGCAGACCCTGCCCCACTGCCACGTGTCCGGCGGCGTGTCGAACGTGTCGTTCTCGTTCCGTGGCAATGAACCCGTGCGGCAGGCCATCCATGCCGTGTTCCTCTACCACGCCATCAAGGCCGGCATGGACATGGGCATCGTCAATGCCGGCGCCATGCCGATCTACGACGACCTGGAGGCCGACCTGCGGGAACGCGTCGAGGACGTGGTGCTCAACCGGCGCAGGGACGCCACCGAGCGCCTGCTGGAGATCGCCGACCGCTACAAGGGCAAGAAGGGCGAGGCCCAGGTGGAGAACCTGGCATGGCGCGAGAAGCCCGTCCGCGAGCGGCTGGCACATGCGCTGGTGCACGGCATCGATGCCTTCGTGGACGAAGATACCGAGGAGGCCCGCCAGCAGGCCACGCGTCCGCTGGATGTCATAGAAGGCGCGCTGATGGACGGCATGAACGTGGTCGGCGACCTGTTCGGCGCCGGCAAGATGTTCCTGCCCCAGGTGGTCAAGTCGGCGCGTGTCATGAAGAAGGCGGTCGCCTACCTGCTGCCTTACATCGAAGCCGAGAAACTGCGCACCGGCGATGTCGGCAAGTCCAACGGCAAGATCGTCATGGCCACCGTCAAGGGCGACGTGCACGACATCGGCAAGAACATCGTCGGCGTGGTGCTGGCGTGCAACAACTTCGACGTGGTGGACCTGGGCGTGATGGTGCCCACGCAGAAGATCCTCGATACCGCGAAGGCCGAGAACGCCGACCTGATCGGCCTGTCCGGGCTGATCACCCCGTCGCTGGAGGAAATGACCCACGTCGCGCGCGAGATGCAGCGGCAGGGGTTCTCCATGCCGCTGCTGATCGGCGGCGCGACCACGTCCCGCGCGCATACCGCGCTGAAGATCGATCCGCATTACGACGCACCGACCGTCTGGGTGAAGGATGCTTCGCGCGCGGTGGGCGTGGCGCAGTCGCTGATCTCGCGCGACATGCGCGAGGCCTTCGTCGCCGCCAACGATGCCGACTACGCCGAGATCCGCCAGCGCCACCGCAACCGGGGCGACGCCAAGCGCCTGGTGTCGCTGGAAAAGGCGCGCGGGCAGAAGTTCGACGGCGGCTGGGCCGGCTACGTCCCTCCCGTTCCCAACACGCCCGGCATCACTGTGCTGGACGACTACCCGCTCACCGATCTGATTGACGTGATCGACTGGACGCCGTTCTTCCAGGCCTGGGAGCTCGCGGGCAAATACCCGGCCATCCTGACCGATGCCGTGGTCGGCACGCAGGCCAGCGAGCTCTACCGCGACGCGCGGGCGATGCTGGATAGGATCGTCGCCGAGAAATGGCTGACCGCCAGGGCCGTCTTCGGGCTGTGGCCCGCCAACAGTGTCGGCGACGATGTCGAACTGCTGCACGAAGGCAGGACGGAACGCCTGCACTTCCTGCGCCAGCAGGTCGACAAGCCGGCCGACCGGCCGGACTTCTGCCTGGCCGATTTCATCGCACCGAAGGACAGCGGCAGGCAGGACTGGATCGGCGGTTTCGCCGTCACGGCCGGCATCGGCATCGATGCGCACGTGGCGCGCTTCGAGGCCGACCATGACGATTACAACGCCATCCTGCTGAAGGCGCTGGCCGACAGGCTGGCGGAAGCGCTCGCCGAGCGCCTGCACCAGCGGGTACGCAAGGAGTTCTGGGGATTCGCGGCGGACGAGGCTCTGGACAACGAGGCCCTGATCGCCGAGCAGTACCGTGGCATCCGCCCGGCCCCTGGCTATCCGGCATGCCCCGAACACAGCGAGAAGGCCACGCTGTTCCGCCTGCTGGATGCGGGCACCAACGCCGGCATGACGCTGACCGAGAGCTTCGCCATGCTGCCCACGGCGGCCGTTTCCGGTTACTACTTCAGCCATCCGCAGAGCCAGTACTTCGTCGTCGGGCGCGTCTCGAAGGAACAGGCCGCCGACTACGCCCGACGCAAGGGCGTCGAGCTGGCGCAGGCGGAGCGTTGGTTGGCGTCCAATCTCGACTACGACCCGGAGTGATCCCGCGGGCGATGCCCGGAGGCCGGCAACCTCGTCAACCCGTCACGACAAAGGCCCGCTTGCGCGGGCCTTTGTCTGTCAGGGCAACGCCGATCTCCGGAATCAGAACGACGCGCTGAGTGTCAGCATGGTCTGGCGCGGCGCCCCGCTCAACAGCGTGGCATACGTGCCGGCCGGGTCCGACACCACGAAGCCATTGGTGCCGATGGTGGAGAAGTAGTCCTTGTCCGTCAGGTTGGTGACGTGCAGCGACAGCCGCAGGTCTTCCATCGGCCCCACTTCGCCGAAGCTCCACGAACCGCCGGCATTGGCCAGCCAGAACGAGGGCACGCCGGAATCGTTCGAATACGTGTAGTAGCGTTTGCCGGTGTAGTTGGCGCCAACGCTCAGTTCGAGCGGGCCGCGTGTCCACGTCAGCGAGGTGGAGAACATCTCCTCGGGCGTGTTGACGGTCTGCTTGCCCTCGATTTCCACCAGGGTGGTGCCGTTGAGGTAGTTCGAATCGTAGGTGGATTCATTCCACGACAGCGTGTTGTACCAGCGCAGGCCTTCGATGGGCGTCCACACCAGCGTGGCCTCGGCACCCTCGCTGGTCACCGAACCGACGTTGGCGAATGCCGAGGGACAGCCCTGGATGCCGGAGCACTGCGCCACGGACAGCAGGCGATTCTCGAACTTCACGTGGTACAGCGCCAGCGACGCCTGCAGCGTCTCGCCGGAATGGCGGAAGCCCGCTTCCACCGTCTCGCTGCGCTCCGGCTGCAACTGGCCGGCGAACGCATCGAAGGCCACCTGGGTGGTGGCGAACGGCCCGGTGATACCTGCCTGGAATGCGGCCATGTTCTCCGCATAGGACGCGAAGATCTCGTTGTTCCCGCTCAACCGGTAGCTGGCACCCAGCTGCGGCAGGAAGCTGTCCTTGGCGGTCAGGTCGCCCTCGGCATAGCGGGAGACGAACGTACCGGCCGGAATACGCGATTCGATCTCCACGCGCGGGCTCTTGAAGCCGATATCCACGGAGAGCCGGTCGTCCAGCAGCCGGATGGTGTCTTTCAGATAGAACTGGCGCGTCTTCACGTCGAAGCGCTGGTAGAACTGGCGGATGTCCGGACCGCGCAGGAAGAAACTGTCGTCTATCGGGCCGTTGATGAAGTAGTAATTGCGCTGCACCGTGTGACCGTTGTCTTCCAGCCACAGGCCGCCTTCGATGCGATGGTTGCCCAGCGTCCAGTCCAGACCGGCCATCACGCCGGTGCGATCGATGCCGTATTCGGTGGTGCGCAGCGAAATGGGCACGGTGGCCGACGACGGCACGTAAGGCGTGAACCAGTGGCCCTGGCCACGGTTGGTGTGGTGGTAGACCGTCGCATGCAGGCGAACGTCCTGGGCAAGGCCGAAGTCGCCGGACAGCCCCAGCACACCGTCATCGCGCAGGCCACGCGCGTCGTAGTACGCATCGTCGAGATTGTTGACCCCTCCCGTGAAAATGCCATTGGCCGCATCCACGGCACGCTGCCAGTCTGGGCGGTAGTTGTCCCAGTCCCAGCCCAGGCGCCGCCGGGAATCCAGCGACAGGTCCTGGTAGTCGTTTTCGTCGCGTTTGGACGTGGTCGCCAGCAGGCTGATGCGATGGTCGCCGACATCGTAGACCGCCTTCAGGTTCACCTGGTCCTGCTTCTGTTCGCCATCGCCCTTCCACTTGTCCATGCGCGACGTCATGCCGGACAGGTACATGGCAAAACCCTGGTGATCGCCGGTATCCAGGCGCGCATAAGTGCGGCGCGTGGCGTCGCTGCCCACCGTCTGGGACAGCTGCACGCCGAACGCCGGCAAGGGGTCGGCCGAGAAGAACTGGATGGTGCCGCCCAGATTGCTGGTGGATGCGGTGTTGACGCCGCCGATGCCTTCGGCCAGTTCTGCACCGGCCAGATTTTCCGAGATCAATGCGCGGCTGATATGCAGGCCGTTGTTGTTGCCATAGCTCATGTCACCCAGCGGGATGCCGTCCAGCGTGAAGCCCAGCTGGTTCTGGTTGAAACCACGCAGGCTGATGCGCGCCGACCATTCATAGGCACCGAAGGCATCCGCCGACTGGAAGTTGACGCCAGGCAGGTCCGCCAGCAGCTTCAACGGACTGGTGCCCGGCGGCAGTGCGCGGATGCGTTCGGGGGAAAGGCGTTGCACCTGGCGGGTCTCGCCCAGGCCGATCACGGAAACGGTATCGAGTGTCTGCGCGCTGGCGTCGGCGCCTGCCGCGCCCGCATCCGGACTGGCGCTGTCCTGCGCGAATGCCGTCGAGGCGTACAGCGCGCCCATCACGGCCAATGCCATGGTGCTCTTCTTCAACATGTGAGTTCCCGTGGGGAAGGACCGCAGCGCCCTTGGCCACGGTCCGTCGAGGTGGAGGAATGGCGCGCCTGCATGCATACGGTCGCGGCAAGCGCGCTGGATATGGTGTTCAGTGCGCATGACGCGCAGATGGCGGCCTACTTACGGTTGCAAGACAATCACCTGCAACGCGTGGTGCGGATACGATCAGGGCAGCAGGGCGCGGCCTTCCGCCTGATCGAGCTTCAACTGCATGACGCGCGCCAGTGTCGGTGCGATGTCGCGCATGTCGATGCTGCCGAAGCTGCCCTTGCCAATCCCCTTACCCTGCAGGACGAACACCGCATCCATCTCGGGCACGTCGGGCGAATAGCCATGCATGCCGCGATAACTGCTGTCGGCCAGCAGCGGCGCGGCCGGATCACGGCCGATCTGGAAACCCGGCTTGAACAGCACCAGGTAGTCGGCACGCGCGCCGCCCAGCCTGGCGATGGCATCGGCATCCAGTACCTGGTCGATGCCGTTGGCCGAATCGCCGGCCAGTGTTGCCAGCAGTGCCCTCACCTTCTCGCGGACCACGCTATCCCCTGCATCGCGCAGCACCACCGAGGCACTGCCGGCCGCTGGCCACAGGGCTGCCTGCCAGCCACTGACCTGCTTCCTGTCGTCCACCGTGATCAGTCCTGCCTGGATGAAAGCGCCGAACAGATTGACGTCCGTGCGCAACGCGGAAAAACCGTGGTCTGACACGAGTGCGACCACGGTATCGGGATCCTGTTGCCGCAGTGAGGCCACCAGCTCGCCGATCGTGGCATCCAGGCGGCGCAAGGCATCGCGTGCCTGCGCGGAACCCGCGCCGTGACGGTGCTCTTCATGATCCAGTCCGGCGAAATAGACGGTCATGAAACCAGGCTTCCGCAATGCGAACAATCGCGCGGCGAAGCGTGCACGGCGCTCGTCCGCGTCGACGCTTTCATCGATGCCGTCGGGATACGGGCCCACGCCTGCTTCCAGCGCCGGCAGCAGGCCGGGCGTCGCCAGGGCGGCCAGCAGCTTGCGGTCGTCGGCCGTCCCGGTACGCCATATCTGTGGCAGGTTGGCGTCCACGGCCGCGCCCACGCTGACCGGCCAGTGCACGTTGGCGGTCACGCGGCCGCTCTTGCGGGCCGCGTCCCACAAGGTGTCCACCTTGAAGTCGGACGCGTACCAGTACCAACCGGTCTGGTTCTTGAACTCGGGATCGAAGGTCAGATTGCTGCCGATGCCATGCCGGGCCGGCGATACGCCGGTCAGCATCGTCGCGTGGCTGGGATAGGTCAGCGTCGGCATCACGCCGCGTACGCGTTCTGC includes the following:
- a CDS encoding DUF885 domain-containing protein — its product is MRKTLIVCALALALTACDRAASPETGTAATPAATVSQADIAAETERLNQWFEKKYEEQLKFSPLQLTFQGRKDLYDQIDDLSEKAQLDQVAWQKASVEEMEKTFDYAKLSDEGKLSYDLWKLQYENARDGLPFLVDGYAFDQMNGAQSFFPTVMISFHKVEEESDYTAYVSRLNASARAFDQLLERARKSAGQGIRPPRFAYEGVIDQSKKVIAGAPFSSGKDSAIWADAQAKADALVKNGKVSAERGAALKEEARKALLEQFKPAYERVIAWCEEDLPNAGENATGVGSTHPNGKAYYEYQLRQMTTTNMTADEIHALGLKEVERIKGEMTALKDKVGFKGDLDAFFAFIDSDPQFAFPNTDAGRQAYIDEATKAIANIKKELPNYFGLLPKADLEVKRVEAFREQDGAAQHYFPGTPDGSRPGVYYAHLSDMNAMPKPELEVIAYHEGLPGHHMQISIAQELTGVPKFRTQAGFTAYSEGWGLYSEWLAKEMPNTYQDPYSEFGRLSSEMWRAIRLVVDTGLHAKGWTEQQAVEYFDANSAVPLAAIKSEVQRYLIMPGQATAYKVGMIRIQDLRRKAETELGDKFDIKGFHDAVLGGGALPLTLLERRVDQWIASQKAKQA
- a CDS encoding acyl-CoA dehydrogenase family protein; its protein translation is MDFAFTEEQLMIQDVARRIAQEKIAPSAEHFDKVGEFPLDNIRLLGENGLMGIEVPAEYGGAGMDPIAYVLAMIEIAAGDAAHSTIMSVNNSLFCNGILKFGTEAQKQKYVRAIAEGAEIGAFALTEPQSGSDATSMRCRAVKQADGSFVINGKKSWITSGPVAKYIVLFAMSEPDKGARGITAFLIDTTLPGFHRGKTEPKLGIRASATCEIEFTDYVVAADDVLGKEGEGFKIAMGVLDAGRIGIASQAIGIARAAYEATLAYVKERKAFGAPIGTFQMTQAKIADMKCKLDAATLLTLRAAWVKGQDQRFSNEAAIAKLTASEAAMWITHQAVQIHGGMGYSKEMPLERYFRDAKITEIYEGTSEIQRLVIARNETGLR
- a CDS encoding metalloregulator ArsR/SmtB family transcription factor, whose translation is MDLEAWSTRLKVFADATRVRLLALLEREELTVAELSAITQLAQPRVSTHLARLKEANLVRDRRAGVSAYYRFDEEHLDPVQRELWRSLRQGSDDPLLRQDAERVASVLANRAADQNWADSVAGDMERHYSPGRTWEALARTALPLLETGDVLDIASGDGVLAELLSPHASRYVCVDTSARVVAAAGERLRRFPNVEVREGDMHALPFKDNSFDLVVLMHALTYSTKPAQAVSEAARVLRKGGRLLLSSLAKHEHRSVVEAYGHVNLGFSEKELRKFAEKAGLEIANSETVTRERRPPHFEVLSLTAQKP
- a CDS encoding homocysteine S-methyltransferase family protein; the protein is MKTLPWLKPARAAALHDALERRILIIDGAMGTMIQRHRLEEADYRGARFADGYDSQHAHGEGCGHDLKGNNDLLLLSKPEVIAGVHIAYLEAGADLVETNTFNATSISQADYHLEHLVYELNKAGAAVARACCDAVEADDRAKGRPDKPRFVIGVLGPTSRTASISPDVNDPGYRNTSFDELRATYREAIDGLIDGGADTLMVETIFDTLNAKAALYAIEEVFDARGGRLPVMISGTITDASGRTLSGQTAEAFYTSVAHGRPLSVGLNCALGAKDLREHVETLSTVADSYVSAHPNAGLPNAFGEYDETPEEMAATLKEFAQSGLLNLVGGCCGTTPAHIQAIAEAVAGLPPRRLPRSLEQAA
- the metH gene encoding methionine synthase produces the protein MSRASHHTRLSGLEPLVITPDLLFINVGERTNVTGSAQFRKLIKEERYEEAVEVARQQVANGAQILDVNMDEGLIDSEKAMTRFLNLIMSEPDIARIPVMVDSSKWSVIEAGLKCLQGKSVVNSISLKEGEEAFIDQARKVLRYGAAAVVMAFDEAGQADTCARKVEICTRAYRILTEEVGFPPEDIIFDPNIFAVATGIEEHDNYAVDFIEATRIIRQTLPHCHVSGGVSNVSFSFRGNEPVRQAIHAVFLYHAIKAGMDMGIVNAGAMPIYDDLEADLRERVEDVVLNRRRDATERLLEIADRYKGKKGEAQVENLAWREKPVRERLAHALVHGIDAFVDEDTEEARQQATRPLDVIEGALMDGMNVVGDLFGAGKMFLPQVVKSARVMKKAVAYLLPYIEAEKLRTGDVGKSNGKIVMATVKGDVHDIGKNIVGVVLACNNFDVVDLGVMVPTQKILDTAKAENADLIGLSGLITPSLEEMTHVAREMQRQGFSMPLLIGGATTSRAHTALKIDPHYDAPTVWVKDASRAVGVAQSLISRDMREAFVAANDADYAEIRQRHRNRGDAKRLVSLEKARGQKFDGGWAGYVPPVPNTPGITVLDDYPLTDLIDVIDWTPFFQAWELAGKYPAILTDAVVGTQASELYRDARAMLDRIVAEKWLTARAVFGLWPANSVGDDVELLHEGRTERLHFLRQQVDKPADRPDFCLADFIAPKDSGRQDWIGGFAVTAGIGIDAHVARFEADHDDYNAILLKALADRLAEALAERLHQRVRKEFWGFAADEALDNEALIAEQYRGIRPAPGYPACPEHSEKATLFRLLDAGTNAGMTLTESFAMLPTAAVSGYYFSHPQSQYFVVGRVSKEQAADYARRKGVELAQAERWLASNLDYDPE
- a CDS encoding TonB-dependent receptor; this translates as MLKKSTMALAVMGALYASTAFAQDSASPDAGAAGADASAQTLDTVSVIGLGETRQVQRLSPERIRALPPGTSPLKLLADLPGVNFQSADAFGAYEWSARISLRGFNQNQLGFTLDGIPLGDMSYGNNNGLHISRALISENLAGAELAEGIGGVNTASTSNLGGTIQFFSADPLPAFGVQLSQTVGSDATRRTYARLDTGDHQGFAMYLSGMTSRMDKWKGDGEQKQDQVNLKAVYDVGDHRISLLATTSKRDENDYQDLSLDSRRRLGWDWDNYRPDWQRAVDAANGIFTGGVNNLDDAYYDARGLRDDGVLGLSGDFGLAQDVRLHATVYHHTNRGQGHWFTPYVPSSATVPISLRTTEYGIDRTGVMAGLDWTLGNHRIEGGLWLEDNGHTVQRNYYFINGPIDDSFFLRGPDIRQFYQRFDVKTRQFYLKDTIRLLDDRLSVDIGFKSPRVEIESRIPAGTFVSRYAEGDLTAKDSFLPQLGASYRLSGNNEIFASYAENMAAFQAGITGPFATTQVAFDAFAGQLQPERSETVEAGFRHSGETLQASLALYHVKFENRLLSVAQCSGIQGCPSAFANVGSVTSEGAEATLVWTPIEGLRWYNTLSWNESTYDSNYLNGTTLVEIEGKQTVNTPEEMFSTSLTWTRGPLELSVGANYTGKRYYTYSNDSGVPSFWLANAGGSWSFGEVGPMEDLRLSLHVTNLTDKDYFSTIGTNGFVVSDPAGTYATLLSGAPRQTMLTLSASF